A window of Rhodospirillaceae bacterium genomic DNA:
CCATCCCGGCTCAAACGGTAAGTTGCTTTGCCTTCTGCAAATCAACCTGCAGTTCGATCGGATCGAGGTATTTTTGCTTCCAGTCCTCCAGAATGCCCGCAAACCGGACCTCCGGTGAAGGAAGACCAATGGCCTCACGGGCTTTTTTGATTTCCGGCCTGTCGAAAACCGGCCGGAAGGCACGAACGCAGGCAAGCGTCTTCGGCAACCATCGGTCCAGCCAGACCTGCATGATTTTGCGGTTCATGAACCCAAATTCTGGATCGCCTCCAAGGATATTGTGGAAAAGATCGAAGTTCCAATCCCGCGCCACATGGTCTGCCCGCTTCATGTCCGGCAAGAACATCCCGGTCAGCGTGTCGCCAAAAAGACCCGCATAATCTTCCATGAGAACCTCACGAACAAACCGGCCATAAAGGGCCTCGTGCGTCAGATAAATAACGAACAGAATTTCGCAATGATCCGAGGTCTGGTCCCACAATTCATCGACCATTTTGATCGCCGGCGCGTAAATTTCGCCTTTCTCCCATAATTCCCGGGAGGATTTGACACCCGCATCAAAGCTGTCGGGCAGCAGTTTTGCCAGAAACAGCCGCTGCATTTGAATCATCTGCGAATTATCAAGCAGGTCGAAAGCCCCGGTGCACGTGGCCGCGCGAATAATATCGCTGAGCACGTCCCGACAAACGGAAGACATGGCGTTGAAGACGCCGTATTCGTGATGGAGAAACCCACCCCAGACCTTTCTGAGAATCTCCTCGCGCCACCAGCCGTCCATGCGGTCGCATGCCTTCATCTCGGCATAAGAGGCCAGACGGCGCTGCAACGTCCGCCAATCGTCCGCTTTTTCCCGTACATAGGGGTACTGCCAGCGCCGATTTGGATCACGAAAAGCGTACCAGTCCTGGCACTTCATTTCCGTGAAATAATTCCCCCAGGTGTCGCGTCCCCCGCTGAATTTTGACGGGAAATCCCCCCAGTCAAGCCCGCCGGGAATCCAGTCCGGATTTGGCTGAGCATAAAGGATCAGCTTCTCATATTCCGTTAGTTTCTTCCCACGCGGCTTCGCAAAATAGACAAGCCCGCGATTGCCCGAAAGCGGCTCCCCTTGAGGATCGTGCTCTGGATAGATCCCCCTTCGAGGGGCTACTTTTTTAATTGCCATTTGAGATACGCTCCCCGCGATTTTATTTTACCCGCTCGCTGTAACGGCAAGGGGTTCGAACAATTATGGCTGCCTGCAACAGAGGCGGGAGGGGATTGTACCTTAACCCCCCGCCGCGATTAATTTCTAGCACACGATGAAGGATCAGCTATGGAACACGCGCAGCGGATCTTCGATGATGCAATTACAGGCGCGAAGGTCATCGACCGTCCACATCCGCTCGGCATTTAGATGCGGTTGCGACATCAATGTGCCGTCTGGGCGCACGCCATGGAACCTCTCGACAAGATCCGCGATATTCCAACCATCGAATTCCTCGAAATAGGTCATCTGGTTCAGATAACGCTCCGGCTCCATAAAGAACATCCGCTCACACATATCCGAGCAGAAGGCATGATTCCGACCGGCGTAATCAACGATGCGCGCCTTCTTCGCCGCATTATAGATGTCCGGCGAAATCGTCGGCATCTGACAGGTGCGGCAATGATAAACGCGAACGTTGTTCTTCTGCAGCCACTGATAGGGAATGAAGTTGCTGGCCGGATCCTGATAGTTCGCACCCTGCCAGACGTCGTAGAACACCCCATAACGGGCGTACCAGCCCGGATAATTTTTCTCAAACCAGTCCGAATCTTTCGCGGTCGGCGGCTCGATGCGAATGTACATCAATGGCCAAAGCGCCGTCGCAACAAGGAAGGCCGAATGGTGGGACCAATAGGCCTCCTGCTTCGCTTCCAGCAGATTGCGCGGCGTCTTGATGCCGAATTTTGCAAGCCGGCCAAGCCACATGGACGCCCAGTCCTGATAGACCCAGCGATCCCAGGTAACAACCCAGGGCTCAACCTTGTTGACAGAACCATATTCCAGCACGGCGCCAACGAACGGCGTGATGAATTTGTTTTGCAGCCAGAACGTATTTTCAAGATCCGTCTGAATGTATTTATGATTTTCCTGGTCATGAATAATCGAAACAATCGTCTGATAGCCGTTCGCCATGTGGCGCAGCTCATCCGTTTCGATGCTGAGGAAAATCGTCGGCGTTACTTCGTCACCATTCGCCGCCGCCCATTCCGTCAAACCGACAATCAGCGGGTTCGTAAAGCAGGCCTCGGCAACCAATTGCAGGTTTAACGAACATTCGACCGGGTCGCCGGCGCAAAAACCGTCCGAAAGGGCGCGCTTGGCAGGCCGCCACAATGGGTTCATGTAGCGGGCACGCCGTGCATCCGAATGCCCAGATGGGTCATAGGTATGCTTCGCCATATAGCTGCTCAGATAGCCAATCTGCGCCGTATGGCGCACTTCGTCCATCGTCTGGGCAAGGTAGCCGTTTTTCAATTCCGGGCTTTGCGTCGCATTCCACAAAACGGCGGTACCAGAAATCGCCGCGTACTCACCCGCCTCCAAAAGCGGGGCACCCAGCTTCATAATCTCATTCCACCGCGGTTCGATGCGGCTGCCGACATTCATACGGGTAAGGCCATCGAGAAGCGTGCCGTACTGGCGCGAATCCTTTTCCTCTTCCATGCGGCAATATTCTTTGGCGATGAGCTTGAACTGTTCGCGCGCGGTCGGATTATAGGTGTACTTCGTCGGGTATTTGCCGCGACGCTTGTCCATATTCCAGCCAAATTCCTGAAGGTACTTGTGAACCTCCTGCGGTTTGACGTCTACCTTTGGAATAGCAACCATCTTCTTCCAATCCCCCCACGCCCCGCCAAAGGGCTGATAAAATCAAATGCTCATTGGAATTCTAATGTTTTGCGACAAAAGAGTCAACCAAATGACTGCTTTTTTATAAGGACTGCGGCGTGTTTTTATAAGACAGTCGCCAGCCTTAATAACATCTAAATTTGTAGCTTCCTCTGTAAACACCTCCCATCGCCTTGTTTAAATAGATTTTTTATGGCAATCGCGATAAGCACCTGTTCACAGGGTTCTGCGAAAGACCATATTGCACTACAACATTTTTGACGTCCGTCACGATCCGTTCCACTACCCGAAGCCTGACGGCCCAGACAAACGCGTGGGCCAGCTTCGACAAACAAAGGCACGAGACACGTGCAGACACAATTTCAGAAGGCACTTCGCTTGCATCAGCAAGGCGAACTGGCAGACGCGGAAAAAATTTATCGCCAGCTGCTCGGCGATGCGCCGGATTCAACAGACGCGCCGGACGTCTTCCACGCCCTCGGCGTGCTCTGCCAGCAGAAGGGTGAAAATACCGAGGCTATTCGCTGTTTCAAGGATGCGCTGACGCGCAACCCAAACGCGGTCGATACCTGTTTCAATCTCGGTGCCGTCCTTCACCAGCAGGGAAAATTCGAAGACGCCGTTCGCAATTATCAACGCGCGATCGACCTTGAACCGGAAAACACCGGCATCGCCTATAATCTTGCTGATGCCTTGCTGGCCCTTGGTCGTTTTGAGGAAGCCATTGCCGCCTATCGAATTTTTCTCGACCAGGCGCCAGACACCCCCACCGCCCATTATAATCTTGGCCTCGCGCTCATAAAATCCCATCGTTTTGAGGAAGCCATTGCCGCGTACCGGGCCGCGATTGCGAAACGCCCGGATTTCCCCGAAGCCCTTGCCAATCTTGGCACCCTACTGATGGAAGTGGGACAGCCCGACGACGCATTGGTCGCATACCGCCAGGCTTTTGCGCAGAACCCGGGCCTGGCCGAGGCCCATTACAACCTCGGCAACGCCTTGATGGGACTTGGAAAATTCGAAGAAGCGGAAATCATCTTTCGCGAAGCCATCCGCCGATGGCCTGCCTTTGCGACGCTGCATCTGCGACTTTCAAATCTAAAAACATTTTCGCCCGGGGACCCGGACATCGCAGCGATGGAAACGGAATTCGCCAAACCAAATCTTGACGAACAGCAAAAGGCAATCTTCTGTTTCGCCATCGGCAAGGCCCATGAGGATTGCGAAGCGTACGACCATGCCTTCGATTATTTTGAGAAAGGCAATGCCTTAAAGCACGCGTCCCTTTCCTTCGACATCGACAAGGAAGAGACGCGAACGAACCG
This region includes:
- a CDS encoding methane monooxygenase; the encoded protein is MAIKKVAPRRGIYPEHDPQGEPLSGNRGLVYFAKPRGKKLTEYEKLILYAQPNPDWIPGGLDWGDFPSKFSGGRDTWGNYFTEMKCQDWYAFRDPNRRWQYPYVREKADDWRTLQRRLASYAEMKACDRMDGWWREEILRKVWGGFLHHEYGVFNAMSSVCRDVLSDIIRAATCTGAFDLLDNSQMIQMQRLFLAKLLPDSFDAGVKSSRELWEKGEIYAPAIKMVDELWDQTSDHCEILFVIYLTHEALYGRFVREVLMEDYAGLFGDTLTGMFLPDMKRADHVARDWNFDLFHNILGGDPEFGFMNRKIMQVWLDRWLPKTLACVRAFRPVFDRPEIKKAREAIGLPSPEVRFAGILEDWKQKYLDPIELQVDLQKAKQLTV
- a CDS encoding methane monooxygenase, whose product is MVAIPKVDVKPQEVHKYLQEFGWNMDKRRGKYPTKYTYNPTAREQFKLIAKEYCRMEEEKDSRQYGTLLDGLTRMNVGSRIEPRWNEIMKLGAPLLEAGEYAAISGTAVLWNATQSPELKNGYLAQTMDEVRHTAQIGYLSSYMAKHTYDPSGHSDARRARYMNPLWRPAKRALSDGFCAGDPVECSLNLQLVAEACFTNPLIVGLTEWAAANGDEVTPTIFLSIETDELRHMANGYQTIVSIIHDQENHKYIQTDLENTFWLQNKFITPFVGAVLEYGSVNKVEPWVVTWDRWVYQDWASMWLGRLAKFGIKTPRNLLEAKQEAYWSHHSAFLVATALWPLMYIRIEPPTAKDSDWFEKNYPGWYARYGVFYDVWQGANYQDPASNFIPYQWLQKNNVRVYHCRTCQMPTISPDIYNAAKKARIVDYAGRNHAFCSDMCERMFFMEPERYLNQMTYFEEFDGWNIADLVERFHGVRPDGTLMSQPHLNAERMWTVDDLRACNCIIEDPLRVFHS